One Xylanivirga thermophila DNA window includes the following coding sequences:
- a CDS encoding MarR family winged helix-turn-helix transcriptional regulator, whose translation MTNDDIFIIDDLLRKITNKYESIESKSRAFKHLKDLTITEIKTIYAIGDDRPKTMKEIARELNVSVSTPTTTIDRLIDKKYVDRYTGTEDRRQVLVKLTKEGIRILKEIRRIKIETTEFILRVLTYDELEFMKEILVKVNAGLQV comes from the coding sequence ATGACAAATGATGACATATTTATTATTGATGATTTATTAAGAAAAATAACTAATAAATATGAGTCTATAGAGAGCAAGAGCAGGGCCTTTAAGCATCTTAAGGATCTTACTATAACTGAAATAAAGACCATATATGCCATAGGAGATGACAGACCTAAGACTATGAAGGAAATTGCTAGAGAGCTTAATGTGTCTGTTAGCACCCCTACAACCACTATAGACAGACTAATTGACAAAAAATATGTAGACAGATATACTGGTACAGAAGACAGGCGCCAAGTACTGGTTAAACTGACCAAGGAAGGTATAAGGATACTTAAGGAAATCCGGAGGATAAAAATTGAGACGACAGAATTTATCTTAAGAGTGCTAACATATGATGAGCTAGAGTTTATGAAAGAGATTCTGGTAAAGGTAAATGCAGGTCTACAAGTATAG
- the tkt gene encoding transketolase has product MHDVEQLAINTIRILSAEAVQKANSGHPGLPLGVAPMAYTLWGRHMKHNPKNPNWLNRDRFILSAGHGSALLYSLLHLFGYGLTIDDLKQFRQWGSKTPGHPEYGHTVGIETTTGPLGQGVANGVGMAIAEAYLEAKFNKPGYDIVNHYTYVIAGDGCMMEGISSEAASLAGTLSLDKLIMLYDSNNISIEGGTDIAFREDVGKRYEAYGWQVIKVEDGNDIDAISDAIDEAKRDNTRPSLIIVKTSIGYGCPAKQGKASAHGEPLGDDNIKAMKEFLGWKWNEAFYVPDDVKNHMNTLIENGIQYEKQWKELWGEYKKAYPELAHEWEIWHDAKLPVDLLNDEEFWKFDGPSATRASSGETINRLAKAIPNLIGGSADLAPSNKTNMKERGDFSAEDRTGSNMHFGVREHGMAAIANGMALHGGLRPYVATFFVFSDYMKPAMRLSALMGLPVVYVLTHDSIGVGEDGPTHQPIEQLAALRSIPNFTVFRPADAREVAAGWYAALTRRNSPTALVLTRQNLPLYDETGKDALKGGYILLDSQKSDPDIILMASGSEVELVYNAGKKLKEQGVDARVVSMPSWELFEEQSEEYRQQVIPKHVKARIAVEAACSMGWHKYVGDEGDIISIDRFGASAPASILFKDFGFTVDNVVNKALKLLNK; this is encoded by the coding sequence ATGCATGATGTTGAACAGTTAGCTATAAACACTATTCGTATATTATCGGCTGAAGCAGTACAGAAAGCAAACTCAGGACATCCAGGTTTACCATTGGGAGTCGCACCTATGGCATACACATTATGGGGCAGACATATGAAACATAATCCTAAAAATCCGAACTGGTTAAATAGGGATAGATTTATATTGTCTGCAGGTCATGGTTCAGCCCTTTTATATTCCCTTTTGCATCTTTTTGGTTATGGACTTACCATAGATGATCTTAAGCAGTTTAGACAATGGGGTAGTAAAACGCCGGGGCATCCGGAATATGGGCATACAGTAGGTATAGAAACCACTACTGGTCCATTGGGACAGGGTGTAGCTAATGGCGTAGGTATGGCTATTGCCGAGGCGTATTTGGAGGCAAAGTTTAACAAACCAGGTTATGATATAGTGAATCATTATACCTATGTCATAGCTGGAGATGGTTGTATGATGGAGGGTATATCATCGGAGGCAGCATCATTGGCAGGAACCCTATCACTTGACAAGCTTATAATGCTGTATGATTCAAACAATATATCCATAGAAGGCGGGACTGATATTGCCTTTAGGGAAGACGTAGGGAAGAGATATGAGGCTTACGGTTGGCAGGTAATTAAGGTAGAAGATGGGAATGATATAGATGCCATAAGTGATGCTATAGATGAGGCAAAACGGGATAATACCAGACCATCACTTATAATAGTAAAAACCAGTATAGGATATGGTTGCCCGGCAAAACAAGGTAAGGCATCGGCACATGGTGAACCTCTAGGCGATGACAATATAAAGGCTATGAAAGAGTTTTTAGGCTGGAAATGGAATGAGGCTTTTTATGTGCCTGATGATGTAAAAAATCATATGAATACCTTGATTGAGAATGGCATACAATATGAGAAACAATGGAAAGAACTATGGGGAGAATATAAAAAGGCTTATCCAGAGCTTGCCCATGAGTGGGAAATATGGCATGATGCTAAATTACCGGTAGATTTGCTAAATGATGAAGAGTTTTGGAAGTTTGATGGACCATCAGCTACCAGGGCATCTTCAGGTGAAACAATAAATAGGCTAGCTAAAGCTATACCAAATCTCATAGGTGGCTCTGCTGATTTAGCGCCTTCTAACAAGACAAATATGAAGGAAAGAGGGGATTTTTCAGCTGAGGATCGTACAGGCTCCAATATGCACTTTGGTGTAAGGGAGCATGGTATGGCTGCCATAGCAAATGGTATGGCTCTTCATGGCGGATTAAGACCATATGTAGCGACATTTTTTGTATTTAGTGACTATATGAAGCCGGCTATGAGATTATCCGCCCTTATGGGATTGCCGGTTGTATATGTGCTTACCCACGATAGTATTGGGGTAGGTGAGGATGGACCTACACATCAGCCAATAGAACAATTGGCGGCTCTTAGGAGTATTCCTAATTTTACCGTATTTCGTCCAGCTGATGCCCGGGAAGTAGCTGCTGGATGGTATGCAGCATTAACACGAAGGAATAGTCCAACAGCACTAGTACTTACCAGGCAAAATTTGCCCCTTTATGACGAAACGGGTAAAGATGCATTAAAGGGTGGTTATATACTACTTGATTCACAGAAATCTGATCCTGATATTATACTTATGGCATCAGGTTCGGAAGTGGAATTGGTATATAATGCAGGTAAAAAGCTTAAAGAACAGGGTGTAGATGCACGGGTAGTCAGTATGCCATCTTGGGAATTGTTCGAAGAACAATCAGAAGAATATAGACAACAAGTGATACCAAAGCATGTTAAGGCTAGAATCGCAGTAGAGGCTGCATGTAGTATGGGATGGCATAAATATGTAGGTGATGAAGGGGATATAATATCTATTGACAGATTTGGAGCTTCAGCTCCCGCCTCCATCCTATTCAAAGATTTTGGTTTTACAGTAGATAATGTGGTGAACAAGGCCTTAAAGCTATTAAATAAATAG
- the fsa gene encoding fructose-6-phosphate aldolase, protein MKLFIDTANVDEIRKANDMGIICGVTTNPSLIAKEGRDFVEVVKEITSIVDGPISAEVVSLDADGMVKEARELAKIHKNIIIKIPMCVEGLKAVKILTEEGIKTNVTLIFSSAQALLAARAGATYVSPFIGRLDDVGSDGLDVVAETVDIFNIHGISTEVIAASIRHPRHVIEAARIGSHIATVPYKVLVQMTKHPLTDNGIQKFLKDWETVPKH, encoded by the coding sequence ATGAAATTATTTATAGACACGGCCAATGTAGATGAAATACGCAAGGCAAATGACATGGGTATCATATGTGGAGTTACCACTAATCCATCTCTTATTGCCAAGGAAGGCAGGGATTTTGTAGAGGTAGTAAAGGAGATTACAAGCATCGTAGATGGTCCCATAAGTGCTGAAGTGGTCAGCTTAGATGCAGATGGTATGGTAAAGGAAGCCAGAGAGCTGGCAAAGATACATAAAAATATCATCATTAAAATCCCAATGTGTGTTGAAGGTTTAAAAGCGGTAAAGATATTGACTGAGGAAGGCATTAAAACAAATGTTACCCTTATATTTTCATCTGCTCAGGCACTATTGGCTGCCAGGGCGGGAGCTACCTATGTAAGCCCATTTATAGGCAGATTGGATGATGTAGGCAGTGATGGTCTAGATGTAGTAGCGGAAACGGTAGATATATTTAATATTCATGGCATATCAACAGAAGTTATTGCTGCTAGTATTCGTCATCCTAGACATGTAATTGAAGCTGCTCGTATAGGATCACATATAGCGACAGTACCCTATAAAGTACTTGTACAGATGACGAAACATCCTTTAACAGATAATGGCATACAAAAGTTTTTAAAGGATTGGGAGACAGTTCCCAAACACTGA
- a CDS encoding glucosaminidase domain-containing protein has product MYSLQYDEGYTRQLLSEVLDMLMLSLSLIALLLGFVIVTEDGIVPRLVCGSSWVKYDPIIRLTVSAPKDNVVCLEQIPPLPSQSLKWSPISRGSVDRGDMGKPCMIAANSNSCVEQMKAWAKKRGATETFIELAEIYYRLGVKKGINPEGAYAQAAKETGFGRFDGVISEEFHNPCGLKITEGGSNIDPKAHQVFKSWQEGVDAHLDHLALYAGTPGYPKEKTYDPRHFSYLYGKAETFEDLGEQWAPSSDYGTSLIEDFLLDLLKTSY; this is encoded by the coding sequence ATGTATAGCTTGCAATATGATGAGGGATATACCAGACAATTGCTGTCAGAGGTATTGGATATGCTTATGCTTTCCCTATCTCTGATAGCTTTGCTCCTTGGATTTGTTATTGTAACCGAAGATGGGATTGTACCAAGATTGGTATGCGGCTCTAGCTGGGTTAAATATGATCCTATAATCAGATTAACTGTATCGGCCCCCAAGGATAATGTGGTATGTTTAGAACAGATACCGCCCTTACCATCCCAATCTTTGAAATGGAGTCCTATATCTAGAGGAAGTGTAGACAGAGGTGACATGGGAAAGCCATGTATGATTGCTGCTAATAGCAACTCATGTGTAGAGCAGATGAAGGCATGGGCAAAGAAACGTGGAGCGACTGAAACATTTATAGAATTAGCGGAGATCTATTATAGGCTAGGAGTAAAAAAAGGTATAAATCCTGAAGGTGCATATGCTCAGGCGGCCAAAGAGACTGGATTTGGTAGGTTTGATGGTGTAATATCTGAAGAATTTCATAATCCATGTGGGCTTAAAATTACTGAGGGCGGGTCAAATATTGACCCCAAAGCGCATCAGGTTTTTAAGAGCTGGCAGGAAGGGGTAGATGCCCATCTGGATCATTTAGCGTTATATGCCGGTACTCCGGGATATCCTAAAGAAAAAACATATGATCCTAGGCATTTTTCATATTTATATGGTAAGGCGGAAACATTTGAGGATTTAGGCGAACAATGGGCACCTAGCTCTGATTATGGTACTTCATTGATAGAGGATTTTTTGCTAGACTTACTTAAAACTTCATATTAA